The genome window CGAGAGGGAAGGGCGGGAGCGGCGCGCCACTTCCGGCTTCGCAAGGAACTAAGGCGGTGATTGGACGCCgggtgttgtggggggggggcgggcaggagGAGGCCTGTTGCCTCTCTGCGAGTCTGCGGCCGATTGGCGGGTGCTGCATGGCCGCCTTTGGGCAGAAGAAGTCTCTCCTCTCCGGAGCCAGAAGAGGGCCTGCCAGGAGCTTCTCAAGCCTCCTCTCCGGGCTCCGACTTGCATCCTAGGCAGGCGAGCCCACTCCCTGCTGCTTAGGCCGGCTCTTCCCAGACAGAAAGGAGAAGCCGGGAGAGCGCCCACTCAGGAGGGAGTTTTAGCTCTGGCAATAGGCCTGCGCTGTAAGGAATGGATTCGAGGCCTTGGGAACGGGACAGGTCCTGTAGGCGATACTGCTGGGTACTCTTTCGGTGGAGATATGCTCTTGCTGAGAGTTTCTGCCTCGTTTAATATGTGACTGTCCTGTCAAATTATTTTTGAATCTTGCTCCCATTTTGCGCTCACTCCATTGGATTCCCATCagctactgggctcagttcaacccattggctgtcacatacaaagcccctCACATACCCAGCCTTGCTCCTGCACATTTATAGGGCTGCATTTCTCCCTGGATTcaaccaccacagcagctttgctcatctgaacagggccttccgcAGGTGTCACGGTGCACCTGGACAAAACCCACTGCTGtctgtacatgcacattctccaCCCTATGGCAAGGGTCTCCGTGAAGAGGTCCCAGTCTCCCGTTTTCAACAGATCATGCAAAAcggaattgttcaagagggatttttactcagatgggagggttGTGCTGTGCGGAGGTGGATCGACTATGCTTCTACGTagtgtctgttgctgcaagtctgatcctactgggtagtttatgcgccgtttaatatgtcaggcttagaattCTTACGTTCTGTCAGCgtctcttcagctctgtattggatttctgctagtttcGATTTTATTTATTCgcattatttacagtccacctcactgagactccaggtggataaACTGGGatggtttattgaaatatccctgAAATTGACGGTAGTGGTGCTCACTGCGTAATCCGCCTAGAGCCcgagtgaaaaaggcagacctgatTAAACCCGGGGCAAGTATTCCCCTCCCTTCTGCGGAATCCGTGCCCGGCCCGCCAGCGCGTCCCCCTCCCTGCTGCGGCACCCCCATCTGCGCCCTCCCAACTTCACCGGTGCCCTCGTTCAGGCACCCGGGAGCACGGGCCGGGCGGTCTAGCTTTGCGCGCAGGAAGGGCGCCGTCCCTTGGGGATTCGGCCACCTCGTGGCGGTGAGTTCCATGGGGTTTTGCGCGGCCCAGGAAGAGGACCCGACCGGACCGCAGGCCAATTTCGTGGCGCGGACGGGATCGCTGCGGAGAGCGGGCCAGGCAGCTCCCCCTTTACGCACCCCCCGCCTCGTGCGAGCAGCAGCCGCGCCTCCTGCGCCTTTaaggccgcccgcccgcccgcctccaCGCCCCGCGCTCGTGGGAAGCGCCGGAGGAGCCGGTCGAGCGGGCCCTTTGTGCGCCCGGGAAGGGGAGCCGCCGCGCCGCGCCCTGCCCGTCCCCGCTGCGCGCGCCTGGGAGCAGGAAGAGGCtcgggccgggccgcggcggAGCCCCCGGGCCGaggcagcgcagcgcagcgcacaAAGGGCGGCCGAGGCGCGCGCGATGCCCGGCGGGCGGCGGGGGGCGGCGGGCGAGTGAGCGGGCTGGAGGGGCGAGGCGGGCGCGATGGCGTCGTCGTGCAGCCTGAAGGACGAGCTGGTGTGCTCCATCTGCCTGAGCATCTACCAGGACCCGGTGAGCTTCGGCTGCGAGCACTACTTCTGCCGCCGCTGCATCACCGAGCACTGGAGCCGGCAGGAGGCGCAGGCGGCGCCGGCGCGCGACTGCCCCGAGTGCCGGCGCACCTTCGCCGAGCCCAGCCTCTCGCCCAGCCTCAAGCTGGCCAACATCGTCGAGCGCTACGCCGCCTTCCCGCTGGACGCCATCCTGAGCGCGCAGCGCGGCGCCTTCGCCTGCGCCAAGGAGCACGCCAAGGTCAAGCTCTTCTGCCTCACCGACCGCGCCGTCGTCTGCTTCTTCTGCGACGAGCCGGCCGTGCACGAGCAGCACCAGGTCACCAGCCTGGACGACGCCTTCGAGGAGCTGCAGGTCCGGCCGGGGCGGGGAGCAGCGCCTTCGGAGCGAGACAGAGGCCGCTGGGGCCTGTGGGCGGGTGGCGTTGCATCCCGGGGCAGGGAGTTCCGCAGTTGCATTGTGCCTTGTGGCCTGCGGTGGGGCTCCCTCGGGGCTgcgcctggggtggggtggggggtgcagcaGCCCCTGCCCTGATGCCCCGTGGGGTGGTCCTCTGGCCCCAGGCccttggaaggggagggggcagccgggCTGGGGAGGCCCTGCTGTTGCCGCCGCCGCGGGCCCTGACTGCCTGCCTGTTGCGCCTGTTCCAGCGGGAGCTGAAGGAGCAGCTGCAGACGCTGCAGGACAGCGAGCGCGGCCACACGGAGGCCTTGGCCCTTCTGAAGCGCCAGCTGGCCGAGACGAAGGTGAGGCTGCGGCTGGGCCCCAGCCAGCCCTGGGGGGAGCCGGCAGGGGCGGGTTGGCGGGCCGGCTCCGAGGCTGCCTCTGGGCCCTTCCGCCCGTGCGAGAGGGGAACAAACAGTGGCCGCTTTGTCTGCGGCTGCCTCTGGTTGTGCCGGTTGGAGGGGGGTGCGGGCGGGCGGGCTGAATCCAGCCTCTGTCATGGAGAAGAAAGACTCTGCCCGGAGGACAAAGCCGGAGTGTCCTTTTGCATTCAGCCTCTGCTTGGGGTTTGCACCTCCTTTCTGCAGGTGAGTAGGGAGAAGATTTGCCTGCCCCACCACTCTCTGCCTGCGGTCTTCCCAGGCTGCAGTATCCGGGCCATGCGGTTCTTGCTGTGATCTGGCAGAGCACATATTGACAGCCTTTTGGGGTGCAATTTGCTATTTGTCAAAGTGGTGCACTGGGCCATCTCtgggatccctgattggctgccTCATCTTGTGGCAAATGAGCCATAAGATTATTTCACGGCCTTGGTGCTCATCTCCCTGTTATTGGATTAATCCATGGCgcttcttccctcttcccttatGAATCATTTTAAAGAGGGTGAATGTTATTCCTCCCATTTGGAGAACTCTGCTGTAAAACAGGTCGGTTACAGTATCCTCCTATTTCACATGGAAGGCTGAGGCCGACAGTGGGGGATGCTGAAGGGCAGGGAAATGAGTACGGGGCAGAGGCAAGATTAGGACTGGGGCTGCCCAGGCACCGGTCTCAGAGCTCAGAAAGCGGCCTCAAATTGTGAGCCATGGCAGCCTGGCTTTGTCCACTCGGAGCTGGATTGGGATTGGGATATTGGGAGTGTCTGTTGGACCAGGAGGGAGCCCAGCCCAGCCGTGACGGGTCTGTGCCTCTTCCTCTCTGTAGTCCTCCGCCAAGAGCTTGCGAGCCACGATCGGAGAGGCCTTTGAGAGGCTGCACCGGCTGCTGCGTGAACGGCAGAAGGCCATGTTGGAGGAGCTGGAAGCTGACACTGCCAGGACCTTGACGGATATCGAGCAGAAGATCCAGCGGTACAGCCAGCAGCTCCGCAAGGTGCAGGAAGGCAGCCAGATCCTGCAGGAGAGGCTGGCCGAAGTGGACAAGCAGGCCTTCCTGGCAGGCATCGGCTCCCTTTCCGAGAGGTAGGCGGGGCAGAGGTAGGGTGGGCGTGCGCGTGGCAGTGGAGGAAGGCCGGGAGGGAAGCTTGCCCCGGTCACGGCGGCTGGGGTCTGGGGCAGGCGGAGTCCGGGCTGCGATGCCTGAGCCTGGCGATGGGGGGAGGGACCCCCGAGCCACGGAGGAAAGGCTCACCGGCTGTCCTGCTCATGCCTGCAGGCTGAAGGGCAAGATCCACGAAACGAACCTCACGTACGAAGACTTCCCCACTCCCAAGTACATGGGGCCCCTTCAGTATACCATCTGGAAGTCTCTCTTCCAGGACATCCACCCAGGTGAGTCGGGTCCCTGCCTCGCCCAGAAGCGATTTCGGGGCCCTGCACCCCTGGTGCCTGTGCCGGCAGAAGAGAGATCTTTGCGGCCCTCTCCCTGCTAGAGCTTTACAGGCACCTTCTTTGCGTTACCCTCTTGGACTGGGGAGGGCGGCACTCTGGGCATGGATGCCTTGCCAGGGGCCAGGCGACGTCCGCAAGAATAGTCATGCCGGATTGGACCGGCGGTCCCTCTGGCCCAGTATCCTGTTTCCGGCAGGGGCCACGTATATGCCACAGGCTAGCCAGCATGCAGGGCCCGCGGGCAGTGGTCGCCAGCAGCTAGCTGTTGCCCGGCAGCTGACAGGCAGAGGCATTCTGCTTCTGAGCCTGAAGGCAGCATTTGGCTATTGCGGCTAATAGCGAACAGtagggtagtttcaggtgggtggccgtgtcggtctgcagtttttaaggagctactgggccCAGATCTTGCTCCAGCCAGCAGTAAAATCCCTCCTCCTTTTCACAGTATCGAAGCCCGTGGCTATCAGCAGATCATGGCAATAAGGCAACAGCCCAGCTGTGTGAAGCAGAGCTTCCTTTTGTTGGTCTTGGTCGTGAGAGGTGTCCGGCTAGATTTTGGTCTCACACAGTGCCagtaaacagggcacagagggcaAGGCCTTCCCTTGGTTTTGCCTCCTGGCACGGGGGTTTCGTGGCTGCCTCTGATGGTGGGCAGTTCCTTTCAGTCCCCGCAACTAGTAGCCATCGATGGACCCtcccctccatgaatctgtctggcCCCCTTTTTGAGTTGTCTGTGGCTAGATCTGGTTGGTCTccacggtgctactggacctgagtcttgctcttctcctgcagaGCAACTTGGCCTCCTGCCTGAAACTGGACCTGCTGCCAGCCAGTTCACAGGGCGGCCCCCAAACTCTCGCATGGCGTTCTTCAGATTGCACACAATCTGTGCCGCCCCCTCTCATGGCACCCCTCGGTCACTTGGTTCTGAAACGGAAAAGCTTTGGCTGCTTTAGCCCTGCCTCATAGGGAAAGGCACTGTGGCCCCCTCGTCAGTTTGGGTTACCCTTTTCTGTGCTTTCTCTAGCTCTTCAGGACTCGTTTTGAGTTGTGGTGGAATGCAGTAGTCTAAGCGAGGCTGTGCCGCTCTGCTGCTTCTGCCTTCTGTGTCTGCACTCCCTGGAGTGCCCCACTCACTTCTCTGAGCAGCTTCCCAGGGTTGTCCCACTGAGGGCCCCGTGCCCCTCTTGCTGCCTCCTTGGACGTCCTCCTGTCTCTGGCACAGGTGGCGCAGGAGAAGCGTCAAGAGTCCTTAAGCCATAAGGAGCCTCTTCCTTCCCCAAGGGTGATGCTGGCTCCTGGCACTGCGGTGCCGGCTCTAAACCGCCCCCCCTTCTTCTTTGGCCTCAGTGCCAGCAGCGCTCACCCTGGACCCTGCAACTGCTCACCAGCGCCTCATTCTGTCCGACGACTGCACCATCGTGGCCTACGGCAACCTGCACCCGCAGCCCCTGCAGGACTCTCCCAGGCGCTTTGACGTGGAAGTGTCGGTCCTGGGCTCGGAGGCCTTTGGCAGCGGAGTGCATTACTGGGAGGTGGTCGTCTCCGAGAAGACGCAGTGGATGATCGGCCTGGCTCACGAGGCCGTCACCCGCAAAGGCAGCATCCAGATCCAGCCCAGCCGGGGCTTCTACTGTATCGTCATGCATGACGGCAACCAGTACAGCGCCTGCACGGAGCCTTGGACTCGGCTGAACGTGAAGAGCAAGCTGGAGAAGGTGGGCGTCTTCCTGGACTTCGACAAGGGACTGCTGATCTTCTACAATGCTGACGACATGTCGTGGCTGTACACCTTCCGGGAAAGGTTTCCTGGCAAGCTGTGCTCCTACTTCAGCCCGGGGCAGAGCCACGCAAACGGAAAAAACGTGCAGCCGCTCCGCATCAACACCGTCCGTATCTGAGGGCTCCTGATGCCCCCCAAGGGGAGCGCCCCTGCGTGTGTGAGCAGAACGGCTGGTGCTCTGGACAGTGCAGAGCTGGGGGCAGGCTGAGCTTGGAAGCCTCCTGGGGAGTAGTCGGGGCAGGGGGAGCTTTATCGGTGCGCCCAGGGGACAGCTGCAAGGCGGGCTGTGGGAAGTTGTCCTTGCGCGTGCTGTTGATGGGATCTTGATGGGACTGGCAGCCGAGTGCTTCAGTCGGGGTCAGAGGAACAGCTTTGTCCTCTTGCTAGTGGCAGCCAGGGCTGCACATCTGCATGTACCGAAAGTCCACCCCCTTCTCTGGTGGCATAGCTGGGAAATGGGTCCATATACATTCATACAGACTTTGGCTCCTCTTGTTTTCTGTTACACAGGCCGTGTGCAAAATGAACACTCTCTCCTCTGTCATGTGGGGCACACTGGTCGTCTCCCAATTTAAAATGGATTTTTGAAGAAGAAAATACTTTACTGTGGGTGGGGTGAGGGAAGAAAGCGAAATAAACGGAAAGTTTGGATCCCAAATTTATAGCTCAACCCTTTGTCTTTCTGCGTTGTGTTCTTGAGCAGGCGGCACAAACCTAACCCCGGCCTCTGCTGCGGTCACATTCCTGAGGAGCAGAAGCATCCGGCGTGCCAACGGGCAAGCATCGACTCTTAATTCTTGGCCACTCCACCACGTTCTGCTCGATTTAGACCGCAGCCACTGACTCTGCACTCTCAAGCCATCTTAGACTCCCCCATAGAAACTTTTCATTTAGgggtagactaggatctgggaggcctgggttcgaatcctcactctgccatgggagcttacagggtgaccttgggccagatgcaacctctcagcctaacttaccccaCAGTGTAGTTGTGGGGATagaatggaggcgaggagaacgtTGCAAACTGCTTTCAGTCCTCGGTGGGGAGAACGGAGCGATGTAAATGAAGGGAAGAACTGATACTGTGAAAATGAAATCTGAGCCTCCACTTTGGGGAGAAGTTGGCGTACAACCCTTTTTCTCTGGACAGAACGTCTGTAATCTAAATAGCGACACAAGAAGCAGGAATTCAAGCCGCTAGCACTTTCTGCTTCGTGCTTGCAATGGTAAAATTCGCGCCTTTTCTTAAAGGTTCAGTTTTCTCTTGAGGAAGGAAAAGAGACCACGGCTCCTTCCTTGCACTTACCAAGTCCGGAGACAGACTGGCAATTTCTGGCTCTCTTTTCATTGttgtctctcccccgccccccccttctCACAATAGCCCTGAGAAACTGACTAGGCTGCGAGTGACTGACGGCCCGAGGTCACCCGGTGAGCGCGGTGGCTGAGGAGGcgtttgaacctggttctcctccGTCCTAATTGGCTTCTCTAAAGGCCTTAACTGGATTTCCTGCCAGCGCACTCCAGTTGTCTAGAGTTGTAAGGGGGGCGGGGACTAAGAGACATTCAGAAGGAACCTGGCCTGGGGCTTGTAACCCTCTCTCTGCTCGGCTGGTACATTCTGGGAGTGACTTTGGGGCAGCGTTGGAAGATGCTCATCCCTAAGTGGGAATTCAGGGTCTTTCGGGGGGGGGCTCCTTCtcagggtttgggttttttgatAAGACGCACACCCTCTTGGCAAACTTCGTCCTTGCTCCTCGC of Eublepharis macularius isolate TG4126 chromosome 17, MPM_Emac_v1.0, whole genome shotgun sequence contains these proteins:
- the TRIM62 gene encoding E3 ubiquitin-protein ligase TRIM62, yielding MASSCSLKDELVCSICLSIYQDPVSFGCEHYFCRRCITEHWSRQEAQAAPARDCPECRRTFAEPSLSPSLKLANIVERYAAFPLDAILSAQRGAFACAKEHAKVKLFCLTDRAVVCFFCDEPAVHEQHQVTSLDDAFEELQRELKEQLQTLQDSERGHTEALALLKRQLAETKSSAKSLRATIGEAFERLHRLLRERQKAMLEELEADTARTLTDIEQKIQRYSQQLRKVQEGSQILQERLAEVDKQAFLAGIGSLSERLKGKIHETNLTYEDFPTPKYMGPLQYTIWKSLFQDIHPVPAALTLDPATAHQRLILSDDCTIVAYGNLHPQPLQDSPRRFDVEVSVLGSEAFGSGVHYWEVVVSEKTQWMIGLAHEAVTRKGSIQIQPSRGFYCIVMHDGNQYSACTEPWTRLNVKSKLEKVGVFLDFDKGLLIFYNADDMSWLYTFRERFPGKLCSYFSPGQSHANGKNVQPLRINTVRI